GTACAGGATGCTgaactcctctcactgaccaccaatgaaagaggtaccccttccggaaatgcagcgggggccggataaatggcctcagggggccgcatgtagtctgcgggctgtagtttggggacccctggagccAGGTTATTAGGAACAGAGGCCACATGGTTCCAGTTTAAACACTTTCActtgcaatcttaaaaaaaagaaagaagagaaagaaaaagaaaaaaagaaggaaagaaaaaatgaaagaaaaagaaagaaagaaagaaagagaaagaaagaaagaaagaaagagaaagaaagaaagaaaaatggctgctcaCTGAAAAGGAGACCCCCCTCCCTAAATCAGTCCCCCTCCCATTTCCAGCCTTCCGTGGCTCCACAAGTTCTGGGGAACACCTGACtgccacctccctcacccaaacAACGCCACCTCATCGCCCTCCCTAATgccctttagaccaggggtccccaaactttttacacagggggccagttcactgtccctcagaccgttggagggccagactataaaaaaaactatgaacaaatccctatgcacactgcacatatcttattttaaagtaaaaaaaaaacaaaacaggaataaatacaatatttaaaataaaaaacaagtaaatttcaatcaagaaactgaccagtatttcaatgggaactatgggcctgcttttggctaatgagatggtcaatgtgctcctttcattgaccaccaatgaaagaggagccTCTTcgggaagtgcagcgggggccggataaatggcctcagggggccgcatgtggcccgcgggggccgtagtttggggacccctgctttagacaaaGCCCGCAGAGAGAAGTGCCTCCAAGTGACCACAGGAAAACATTTACATGGAACTCAGCATCCAGGAAATGTTTGGTGTCCTTACTGCTCCCGCACACTCACCTATGTAAAAAGAAGAATTTCCCTCCTTCTTTGCATTCTCAGTAACTGAGATCCCTAGTATCCTGTTTGTATCGTTACACAGGAACTGAAAGATTTCCTACAACATCAGGACCTTGAACATTGAAATCAAAGACTCTAAAAACTCTAGAAACAAAGACTTTGTGGACAGAATCCTTTGACATCAAAGTAAGTGGCACTTGTGTTTTCTCTCCTGTCGGCTTCTGTGGAGGGTCATCTGGGTGAATCTGTGCACGCAGTGCGACTGATGGCCCCGTGACGCACCTGCAAGGCAGTGAACTGTGTAGCAATGCTGAGAATGGGAGGATTTATAAGATGGGCAATCAGATGTGAGAtaagctttttgttgttgttgttgttaagaaaGAGAAGCTGTCTTGAAAAATGGGACTGACTGATTAAGAAAGTTGGCACAACTTTAAGGGACAAGAAGCACTTTCTTGGAAGGCCATTTTAGAGGAAATTACTTGCAAAATTTCCTCATGTGAATGAAAATCATACATTGTGTGTGAAGTCATTGTAGTAGGAGGGAGCTATGAATTAAACAAGTCCTTGCAGATGCAGGAAGGTTTGAAACTAAACCAACTTTTTAAGAAAACTAGAACCAAGGATCCTAAAACACGGACTGCGAGCTGACTTTGGAGAAGGTAGAATATTACCCCCTGAAGGCAGAGAGGTGGCCATGTGACCTATTGGGCTGTATCCATTCTGTCCTAATTAAAAAGTGGCAGCAGAATTTTGCTCTGAGAATAGTGGGGTTGAGGCAACTTGGAGATATCTATTCAACTGTTCTCCAGTCCCCAAAATTATCTGGAGGACCTCACATGTCCAGAGCAGAAATTCCCAGGAGTGTGCATAGCCTCCCACCAGGTTGTGTGTCACTCATCGACTTTTTTGTCCTTATTCTGACCAGCAGGACAGCTCTTAGGCTATTCAGACTGGCAGGGTGGCAGGTGAGCATTGCTTTGctgctaaatattttataatgggcTTCCCTGAAAATTCCATAGCGGTCTATCCTGAAGAGAGAGCCCTGATTTCCAGTGTTGCTGATTTTGTATGTAAACATGCCCACTGTGGTGATATCAAGCTACCAATATGCTGACTGTGGGGTTGAGGACACTTGGAAACGATTGGTTCTTATGAACAGAAAAAGCCAGCTGCCCCGCACCTCAGGCCTGGTGTCTTTACCGCACAGACTGCCCTCCCTGTTCAGAGACTCAGCTACTCCCAGGATGCAGCATGTTGGCACTGGAAGGTTCCAGGCTACAGGAGCAGAGCTAACCATAGTGCTATGACCTTGGGGGAGACTTGTGAGACAGACGACAACATGAATGGCTAGTTGCACAAAACATGGCCCTTGGTTTCTCCTTTGAGGCTCTGCCACAGCCCCAATTTCTTAGGGAGCAGGGTTATTGCATGGTGCCCACCTGTAGGGAAAACAGGGAATGAAGTAGGAGGTCAGGAGGATGCAGGTTAATTTGTTTAATGgcatctgatgatgctgactcaACGTGCCTTCACGTTTGCCAACGTTTTCCCAAAACTGGGCTCCCGGGGTCAGTGTTGCACGAGCCTCTCCTTGTACTTCCAGCTGCCTGTTGCTTCCACTCTAAACCCTGTGGTCCCCATGATGCTGACTGCCAGCTGATTCACCGGTCCCAGCAGTGGCAGCAAAAATCAGAAATTATCAGCTCAGCTTTGTTACAGATGTTTAGCCTGGGTTTATCCAGGAAGAGAGCTATTAGTTATAGGGCTAGGCCTGCAGTGGATGAGTGACCCAGAGAAATGGATTTGGCAGGAAACCATAGGGCCCTACTAGCTGAGGCGTTCAACATCCAGCCCCCCAGTATTGGCCTGAAGTTTCTAAGGCCACTGCAGAAATGTAAGTTTCTCTGTATGAAATATTTATGAGCGATGCATAAGGAAGAGCACCAGAGACTCCAGGGTGGAAGGAATTATGACGTAGGCAAGTCCTGCTACATGATTAGTGTTTCAGTCAAAGCTTTCAGATTGGTGACAATGTAATGAAAATCTGAAAATGAAGTTCCCACAGCTGTGTCCATCATACAGCAGAATTCCCTTTCTAGATTAACCACAGAGAGACCTGGCAGGGGATCTTGGGGCAGGGGACATCAGCCAGAATAGGAATGGAGACTGGGACATTCCTGGTGGCTAGAGTCCTCAGGGAAGGAGTAATGCCAGGAAGGAGGTCCCCTGATATTTACTAATGTCCTGGCAAAGGCCAACGCTGGCTTTTGTCATATTTTACCTTACAGTAGTCCCTCAAGGTAACGGATACTTTCTCACATTATAGAAGAGGGACTGAGCAtcagggagagaaatgaacttctcaagttcacacagctggTCGGTTATACCAAAGCCCATGCTCCGTTTGGGGAGGCGTCTTCAGTAAGTgctcagacaggaatggaaagagggcTGAAGAGCAGGTGTGCAGAGTCCTGTAAGGCAAGCCATCTAGTGGtgctttctcttctgtgtttgtgtttgtttgtttcaaggcAACAATGGGTAAACTATTTCAGAGCTCATTTCTGAGAATTTCAGCTTCCACCTGGATGTGCAACACCGCATGGCTTCAGGCTGTTCTGAGCCATTCCTCCTGTGAATCCCCTTCTTCTCAACAGGTCACCCGCTCACCCAGCCTGGCTCTCCCCTGAGTCCTCACAGCTGTCCCAAGAGGCTGACAGAGTTTCTATCAACCTGCCTGTGTCCCATTAGGGTCGAGTGATGCGGGCTAGGCGGAGCCCACACTGGTGGCCTTGGTGTCCTCAACTAAGGGATAGGTGGCCTCCTAGAATTGCACTGTGGCAGCACTTCTAGGGTTTGGGGGCAATAATTTGTGCACTGTAGGATATCCTTTCCCCTGACAACCGAATGATAGAATAATCCCCTAGGCTTTGTGACAACTAAATAGATCAAATGACCACACAGAGTCATGTGCCCCAAGTGTCCTATGTCACCTAAGCAAAGACCTTCCATAAgctctggtcggttggctcagtggtagagcctcggcccagcatgtgaaagtcccaggttcgattcccagccagggcacacaggagaaactcccatctgcttctccacccttccctctctcctttctttctatcactctctgcccttcctatAGCTAatgctccattggtgcaaagttggcccgggtgctgaggatagctccatggactccacctcaggtgctagaatggttccggttgcaacggagcaagggccacaatgggcaaagcatcgccctcttatgggcttgccaagtggatcccgattaggcacatgcaggagtctgtctctctgctgcccccattctcatttcagaaatatacaaaaccaaaacaaacaaacaaaaaacatagaaaCTTCTTAGTTCCAAATGAAGATCCATTAGTAAGTTTTTGAAACTCAGCCAGGACAAATTCCTTTCCCATGTCCTTCTGTGGACTTCCAAATGCAAGGTCCCTGCTCTGTGATTGGAGGCTGAAAGTTCAAGTGGTTTCAAGAGTGGACGTGAGAATGATACACACTGGATGTGAGCTCCAGCTCTCATTGTCACCAGATGCATCCTACTCACTGCAAACTTCTCTGTCATCATGTGTAAAATGGGAGACATAAATGGTGCCCTCCTAACAGTCATCGCCAAAGTATTTGACTTCATGGTTTGTGCactcatttgtttattgtctcccccaccccttccccccccccattgaaCTACAATTTCTATGACAGTGAAGAACACCTGGGGCCACTTTGTTCAAGGTTGTGTCCCAGAACATGGTTACAAGTAGGCACTTTTCACTCAATAAACAGCTGTCAAGTGGTTGATGTCATATAATAACTGCCTTGTCTCTGTTGTCCAGAGCCCACTGCCATTACCAGCAAATAAATACAGAGACCATCTACCTGGACCCACGGCAGAAAGCAGGATGgaaatttcaaatatttcaatTGACTTTGATGGGACCACAGAAGTCAACTACGGGGATACAACTCCATGCCTATATGAAACAGGAAGGTCTTTTGGAGATCACGTGCTGCCCCCTTTGTACTCCCTGATATTTGTCACTGGCCTGGTCGGCAACTTCCTGGTGGTCCTGGTCCTCTTGCAACACAAGAGGCTCAAGAACATGACCAACATCTATGTCTTCAACCTGGCCATTTCTGACCTGCTCTTCCTCTTCACGCTGGTCTTCTGGATTCACTACTATATTAAAGCAAACTGGGTGTTTGGCAATGTCATGTGCAAGTTGGTGTCGGGGCTTTATTATGTAAGTCTGTACAGTGAGATCTTCTTCATCATCCTGCTGACCATCGACAGGTACCTGGCCATCGTCCATGCTGTGTTTGCCCTTCGGGTCCGGACTGTCACATTTGGTATCATCACCAGCGTAGTCAGCTGGGTCCTGACCTTCTTGATTTCAATTCCAGAGTTTTACTTTATGAATTCCCAGAGGTATGGAGGTGGTTACATCTGCAGCTTCAATAATTCTTATAACTACAAACATTGGATATGGTTACCGCCTCTGAAACTGAACATCCTGGGGCTGGTCTTGCCTCTGGTGATCATGATCGTCTGCTACACGGGGATCATAAAGATTCTGCTCAGACGGCCCAATGAGAGGAAGTCCAAAGCCGTGCGTCTGATTTTTGTCAtcatgatcattttttttctcttttggacgCCCTTCAATCTGACTCTGTCTATTTCTGCATTTGAAGACGTCCTTTCAGTCAGTTCCTGTAACCAGAAAGaccaactggccctggccattcAGGTGACAGAAGTGATCGCCTACATGCACTGCTGTGTCAACCCCATCATCTACGTCTTTGTTGGCGAGAAGTTCTGTCAATACCTGCGTCAGCTGTGCCACAGGCTCCTGTCCTTGAGCCAGGTGATACGACTTCCCTTCTTCCACACCGAGAACCGGGACAGGGCCAGCTCCATGTCCCCATCCTCATGGGAGCAAGAACTCTCTGATGGGTTCTAACTCAGCTCCCAGTAAGAGTGACCTGCCAGGCACGGTGGCTAGAGGGGAGGCAGCTTCAGTGTCCCGGCCAGATTGTGACCACTGACCAGTGTGGAACAACGCCACCTGGGGTTGAGGTGGATCACCTCTGGGGCTTGAGTGTCTCCTGTGAGCTTCTCCTGGGAGATGAATGAGTGAACTAGCTCATTCCAGAAGATGGAGCAATGGGCGCCAGCCAAGGGCTAGGGCAAATAAGGTTTCAGATTTATAAACAAAGCCACTGAGCATCCCCTCACCTCAACCCGCACCACCAGTGAGCTTGGAAACAGTGATTTCCACAGTTGACTCGGCTCAGAGCCAGGAGTTAATcaggaggcagcagcagcctctacctgccacccccccacccccgcagggtTTAGGCTGCTGGCAGCCCTGAAGAACATAGAGCTCATGATGGCAGAACTTGAGACCTAATGGAAACTAGAATAGGTAAACTTTCCTTCACGGTAGAACTTTAATTAGAGAAATttttttacacaataaaataaaaaaattcagaccAAGGGCCTGACTCAGACCTTGTGAATAAAAGATTGTGCATATAGAAATAGCCATGGAAAAGGAAGAGTCATTCATTTCAAAACCCCAGATATCAAAATCACCCCTAAATTCCTCTACCCCATTACATACAACGTACATTTTTGATGaactttcttttactttgttttctgttGCGCACATTCATAATTATAACAGAGATGTACTACTGTTCTCACCCTTCTGACCTGGTTGTTTAAAAGTAGGATCACATTCAATCGTGTTTCCAGCTCCATACattattacaaagcattgtttatGGTGTCGGCACTGAAATCCACGGCACAGACGCACTCAGATTGACTCGTGTCCCCATGGTGCCTTCACAAATCAATTCACTCCCACGTGGTGACTGAGGACCTGCTCCCGTCAAAGCAACCCTGGGGGACACGGGTGCAGGTGGGAGGGGTGTTCTCCAAGAGCCCTGTGCTCAGTGAGGTGACAGCCCCAGGGATACACACAGAGcccgggtggggtgggtggggctgagACCAGGGATATAAGACTGCTGTGAGTAGAGCCTGCCACCCACACATGCACCGCATCCTTCCATGTGCTGTGATGGGGCAGGTGCCAAGTGAGATGGTCAGTTTGATCAGGGAAACAGGCCTAATTAAAATGCCTGGCAGGGACTTGGAAGGCAAGCACCAAATCACTGTGTAGCTTTTGTTCACCCCCCCAAAGCATTCTGTCTTAGCTCCTAATTTAGCAAATATAATgccttttgaaaaaataattaggtATAATAGTGTAAGCAAATtttgaatatgaaaaatattttactgaaagtAAATTGGCCTGCTTATAAATCGACACAcgttataaaacataaaatacaaaaatgtaacACAGAAAAAACATGTATGTAACAAACTAAAAATTAAGACCAAGATGCTATTGTCAACTCCCCGTTTAATATATCAGAGTATTTTACAAATCAGTAGGAAAACCACTTAAATTTTTCTATCCCATAATTATTCTATATGCCCAATTCAAACAATTAACAAAGATATTAACCAATAAGTCATAAAGAAATGCTATAGCCATTAATATGAAATCTCAATTACATTAGTAATCAAGGACATGGTAATGACGGTGAACCTCTTCTTTTGCCTGTTAAGATGATAACTAGATGTCATGtaattttgtttctgaaaatatCCAAAGCAGGTAAGGATGCGGCAACCCAGTCCCTGTTAGGTAtttctgatggaaatgtaaatcaGTGCTGTGATTCTAAAAAGCGCTTTGAAAATGGGTACCAAGATCATTTAAAAAGTTCACCTAATGTCCCCCTGGGTCGCTCATAGTGCCCCATCCAGAGCAAACTATGGCCCTGAACCattgcctggcctctgcccatcGGCTGCAGGCACTGAAGTGGGTCAcacagtggaaagaaaaaaaaaaaaagctcacctaATTATCCTGCTTCCAGGAATTGTCATAGATAATGGTAAAATGCAGCACATCTGGAACGTTCGATAACCCAGGAAGAGTTAATTAAGTACTGTAAGTATGAGATAGGATACAGACACGAATgacttctaaaaaaatttattgacatgTGAATATGCTTATATtgttaatgttaaataaaaaagaaaaatacggTATCTTCTGTTTCACTCCTGGTAATATATACGCAGAAGACAaagacagggagaaaatagaCCCCAAATTCTATGAGATTATGTGTGTATCACTTAGAGTTTAATCAGAGACATAACATGAGATAAGGTTAGGATTTCCAAACTGTGTGCCGAGGCACCCAGGGCCACAGTGAACTCCCagttccaatttttaatttttaatcagtgTCCCACGGATTCCAACATCTGCCCACCAGGCGTATGTTGGcatgaattatataaaatgaattggcatgaattatataaaatgaaacaatattattttt
This window of the Saccopteryx bilineata isolate mSacBil1 chromosome 10, mSacBil1_pri_phased_curated, whole genome shotgun sequence genome carries:
- the LOC136314421 gene encoding C-C chemokine receptor type 1-like — protein: MEISNISIDFDGTTEVNYGDTTPCLYETGRSFGDHVLPPLYSLIFVTGLVGNFLVVLVLLQHKRLKNMTNIYVFNLAISDLLFLFTLVFWIHYYIKANWVFGNVMCKLVSGLYYVSLYSEIFFIILLTIDRYLAIVHAVFALRVRTVTFGIITSVVSWVLTFLISIPEFYFMNSQRYGGGYICSFNNSYNYKHWIWLPPLKLNILGLVLPLVIMIVCYTGIIKILLRRPNERKSKAVRLIFVIMIIFFLFWTPFNLTLSISAFEDVLSVSSCNQKDQLALAIQVTEVIAYMHCCVNPIIYVFVGEKFCQYLRQLCHRLLSLSQVIRLPFFHTENRDRASSMSPSSWEQELSDGF